In candidate division KSB1 bacterium, the genomic stretch GTCGGATCATGCATCTTGGAACGGCAAATTCATCTCTTTTGGAGATGGAAACACGGCCTTCAAACCGCTGGCTGGTGCCCTGGATGTGGCTGCGCATGAAATGACTCATGGAGTGATTCAGCATACTGTAAACCTGGAGTACAAATTTCAATCGGGAGCGCTCAATGAATCATTTGCGGATGTATTTGGTGTCATGTTGGATCGAGATGATTGGAAAGTCGGTGAAGATGTCGTACTCCTTTCAGCTTTTCCATCCGGGGCGTTACGCGACATGGAGGATCCTCACAATGGCGGAAGCAGCCGCAACGACCCCGGTTGGCAGCCAGCCCATATGAATGAATTCTTAGAGTTAGACATTTCACAGGACAATGGTGGTGTTCATGTAAATAGCGGCATTCCCAACCGTGTCTGCTTCTTGATTGCTGCCGCCATTGGCAGAGAGAAAACCGAGCAGATTTACTATCGCGTGCTCGATGCCCGCTATCTGAACAGACAATCGCAATTTATCGACTTGCGTTTGGGCGCCATTCAGGCAGCCACCGATTTGTTTGGTGATCCTTCAACCGAAGTGGATGCGGTGAAGACAGCTTTTGATGCGGTGGGAATAACGGACGATACAGGAACACCACCCCCTGCTGATTTGCCACCCGTTCAAGGCGAAGAATTCATTGCAGTGGTAAATGGCGCTCAAAACGACACCAGCTTGTTTTTGATAAAACCGGTCATCCAGAATTCTGAAACCGACATCGTTCAGGTGAGCACGACCCAGGTTTTCACCCAGACAGGTAATCCCATAAGTGTTTCAGATGATGGTTCGATCATCATGTTTATTGACAGCCAAAACTTCATTCGTATTCTTGATGAAAGCGGGGAGAGAGTGATCAGCGCTGAAGGTGTGTGGAGTTCCATAGCGTTGTCACCCGACGCCACGAAATTGGCGGCAACGTCTGTTTTCAGAGACACCACCATCTACGTTTTTGATTTGGTCGATCCCAACGCTAGCAAAGAAGTCCGTCTCTACACGCCCACGACTGCTGAGGGCGTGCAGGCCAATAACACATTGTTTGCGGATGCCCTGGATTGGGATTTAAGCGGGAAGTTTCTCCTTTACGATGCCTTCAACAGGATTCCACAATCCGGTGGCGAAGCCATCGAATATTGGGATGTGAATGTGCTCGACGTGGAGAATGAAATCATTATTCCGATCTTCCCACCTTTGCCAGAGGGGATTAATATTGCAAATCCCTCATTTGCACAGACCAACGATGCTTTCTTTGTGTTTGACCTGTTTGATGAGAATCAGGGCGTAAACGAAATCTGGGCTATCGATTTGTTCACTGGTGAACTGGGATTGATAGAAAACAACGGGGCGTTTCTCGGGTATCCGCGCTATTCAACAGATGACAGTCGTCTCGTGTTTGAAAGAATTGAATCAGGCGTACCCAGTCTGCGCCAGATACCTTTAGTTCCGAATAAGATTCAAGCAGCGGGTTCATCCGAGCCATTTGTCACCGAAGGACAACGTCCAACTTGGTTTGCCGTTGGTCAACGGCTTACCAATGTAGAAGATTATTTGGAAACCTTGCCGATGGCGTTTATCTTGCATCAAAACTACCCCAATCCTTTTAATCCTGAAACACTGATTCGCTATGAATTACCTGTCGATGTAAGCGTGAGTCTCGCGGTTTATGACATTTTGGGCAAAAGAGTCACAACGCTTGAGACTGGGTTGAAGAACGCAGGGCAACACCAAGTTCTGTGGGATGGTCGTGATGAAAAAGAACGTCCAGTGGCAAGTGGCATTTATCTCTTCAGGCTTGAAGCTAAGTCGTCTCAGGGGCAAGTAACTCATTTAACTAAAAAGATGACTTTGTTGAGGTAAGGGACCGCTTCAAAAAAACCAATTGTTCTTTTTTTGTATCAGAAATTAAAGTTTGTTTGGTAAATATCATTGAATTTATTAAGTTTCAAATAAACATCTAAATATATAACGAGGTCTTGCATGAGTCAAATAGTACTTGATTCACGAATAACAAATGGTCTTCTGAATTTAAAAAATATCCCACTTGACGATAACACCGAAGTAAAAGTCATTGTTATCCCTAAAATAAACCTATCAAAAATGTCTTTTGAAAATTCTCAAAAGATAACTGGTAGAATAAAAGGAAATCTATCCGATGACGTAATAGCCGAAAGAAATAATGAATAAATCTGTTTCTCGATACAAGCACCAAGTTTATCAATAACACTTTTAGCCATTTCTTTTGCAGTCATTTTCTCTAATCCCTTTATTCTTTCTGATCTTTTGAAGTTAATT encodes the following:
- a CDS encoding M4 family metallopeptidase, which translates into the protein KHTAIQELGDWAKMILDYEGPTVKKYIWVDSETQKPLLIWHVVIRPNFRDLWYYFIDAASGDILEKYNATNFDGPTTATAVDLNGVTQTINVYELGGTFYMMDASRDIFKPSESNLPDDPKGALWTVDAENTNLEQLDHVTSSDNTWNDPISVSAHSNVGEVFQYYEATHGRKGIDDKGSTIISIIHVTKDNQPSDHASWNGKFISFGDGNTAFKPLAGALDVAAHEMTHGVIQHTVNLEYKFQSGALNESFADVFGVMLDRDDWKVGEDVVLLSAFPSGALRDMEDPHNGGSSRNDPGWQPAHMNEFLELDISQDNGGVHVNSGIPNRVCFLIAAAIGREKTEQIYYRVLDARYLNRQSQFIDLRLGAIQAATDLFGDPSTEVDAVKTAFDAVGITDDTGTPPPADLPPVQGEEFIAVVNGAQNDTSLFLIKPVIQNSETDIVQVSTTQVFTQTGNPISVSDDGSIIMFIDSQNFIRILDESGERVISAEGVWSSIALSPDATKLAATSVFRDTTIYVFDLVDPNASKEVRLYTPTTAEGVQANNTLFADALDWDLSGKFLLYDAFNRIPQSGGEAIEYWDVNVLDVENEIIIPIFPPLPEGINIANPSFAQTNDAFFVFDLFDENQGVNEIWAIDLFTGELGLIENNGAFLGYPRYSTDDSRLVFERIESGVPSLRQIPLVPNKIQAAGSSEPFVTEGQRPTWFAVGQRLTNVEDYLETLPMAFILHQNYPNPFNPETLIRYELPVDVSVSLAVYDILGKRVTTLETGLKNAGQHQVLWDGRDEKERPVASGIYLFRLEAKSSQGQVTHLTKKMTLLR